The following are encoded together in the Pedobacter sp. D749 genome:
- a CDS encoding FGGY-family carbohydrate kinase — MPKPVIAIFDVGKTNKKLFLIDENYSIVYERSARFVETVDEDGEPCENLESLRLSVYDSLHQVLQLKEFDVKAINFSTYGASFVYLDENGNPLTPLYNYLKEYPEELKKAFYSKYGGEEKISLETASPILGSLNSGMQLYRLKHEKPEIFKKVKWALHLPQYLSYLITGKAVADITSIGCHTQLWDFNKNKYHDWVSEEKIGEKFGEFTAADSSLTTNFEGNAIQVGVGLHDSSAALIPYLANFNTPFVLISTGTWCISLNPFNQEPLTAEELKQDCLCYMHFKGKAIKASRIFAGYEHEVQLKRIAEHFDRAAYLFKHLKFNPAMILKLANKIPENQQEQQGFSASSAFPDRDLNLFQTAEEAYHQLIFDLIKQQIYSLKLILNAGVKRIFVDGGFGKNAIYMHLLAISIPDIEVYASSVSQATAIGTALAINDAWNENPAPTDMIQLKYYSAIQRTIDF; from the coding sequence ATGCCTAAACCTGTTATTGCCATATTTGATGTCGGGAAAACAAATAAAAAACTGTTTCTGATAGACGAAAATTACAGTATTGTTTACGAACGGTCTGCACGTTTTGTAGAAACAGTTGATGAAGATGGCGAACCATGCGAAAATCTGGAAAGTCTGCGTTTATCCGTTTACGATTCCCTGCATCAGGTTTTGCAGTTAAAAGAGTTTGATGTTAAGGCCATAAACTTTTCTACTTATGGTGCCAGTTTTGTTTATCTCGATGAAAATGGCAATCCACTAACACCACTTTATAACTATTTAAAGGAATATCCCGAGGAGCTTAAAAAGGCCTTTTATTCAAAATATGGAGGCGAGGAGAAGATCTCCTTAGAAACAGCTTCACCAATTTTAGGTAGCTTAAATTCGGGGATGCAATTGTACCGCCTAAAGCACGAAAAACCCGAAATATTTAAAAAGGTAAAATGGGCTTTACACCTGCCTCAATATTTAAGCTATTTGATCACAGGTAAGGCAGTGGCCGATATCACCAGTATTGGTTGCCATACCCAGCTTTGGGATTTCAATAAAAACAAATACCACGATTGGGTATCTGAAGAAAAAATAGGGGAGAAATTTGGCGAATTCACTGCGGCAGATTCGAGTTTAACAACCAATTTTGAAGGAAATGCAATACAAGTAGGTGTTGGCTTGCACGATAGTTCTGCAGCATTGATTCCTTACCTGGCCAATTTTAATACGCCATTTGTACTCATCTCAACCGGAACATGGTGCATTAGTTTAAATCCTTTTAACCAGGAGCCATTAACAGCTGAAGAACTTAAACAAGATTGCCTGTGTTATATGCACTTTAAAGGTAAGGCAATTAAGGCTTCGCGGATTTTTGCGGGCTACGAGCATGAAGTACAACTTAAGCGGATTGCAGAACATTTCGATCGTGCGGCTTATCTGTTTAAACATTTGAAGTTTAACCCTGCAATGATTTTAAAACTGGCCAATAAAATACCCGAAAACCAACAGGAACAACAGGGTTTTTCAGCAAGTTCAGCTTTTCCTGATCGCGATTTGAACCTCTTTCAAACGGCAGAAGAAGCCTATCATCAACTGATTTTTGACCTGATCAAACAGCAGATTTATTCGTTGAAACTGATCTTAAATGCAGGAGTAAAAAGAATTTTTGTAGATGGTGGTTTCGGTAAAAATGCAATTTATATGCATCTGTTAGCGATTTCTATTCCAGATATAGAGGTTTATGCTTCTTCAGTTTCGCAAGCTACGGCAATAGGTACAGCTTTGGCAATAAATGATGCCTGGAACGAAAACCCAGCACCAACGGATATGATCCAGCTAAAATACTATTCTGCCATACAACGAACCATAGATTTTTAG